One Bos taurus isolate L1 Dominette 01449 registration number 42190680 breed Hereford chromosome 25, ARS-UCD2.0, whole genome shotgun sequence genomic window carries:
- the CDIP1 gene encoding cell death-inducing p53-target protein 1 — protein MSNDPPPPYPGGPTAPLLEEKSGAPPTPGRTSPAVMQPPPGMSLPPADIGPPPYEPPGHPMPQPGFIPPHVNADGTYMPSGFYPPPGPHPPMGYYPPGPYPPGPYAGPGGHTATVLVPSGAATTVTVLQGEIFEGAPVQTVCPHCQQAITTKISYEIGLMNFVLGFFCCFMGCDLGCCLIPCLINDFKDVTHTCPSCKAYIYTYKRLC, from the exons ATGTCAAATGATCCGCCCCCTCCTTATCCTGGGGGTCCCACAGCCCCGCTTCTGGAGGAGAAAAGTGGCGCTCCGCCCACGCCAG GCCGCACTTCCCCAGCTGTGATGCAGCCCCCACCGGGCATGTCGCTGCCCCCTGCAGACATTGGCCCCCCACCCTATGAGCCGCCTGGTCACCCGATGCCCCAGCCCGGCTTCATCCCCCCACACGTGAACGCAGACGGCACCTACATGCCTTCAG GTTTCTACCCTCCTCCGGGTCCCCATCCACCCATGGGCTACTACCCACCGGGGCCCTACCCGCCAGGGCCCTACGCTGGCCCTGGGGGCCACACGGCCACGGTCCTGGTCCCCTCAGGGGCTGCCACCACCGTGACCGTGCTGCAGGGAGAGATCTTCGAGGGTGCGCCCGTGCAGACCGTGTGCCCTCACTGCCAGCAGGCCATCACCACCAAGATCTCCTATGAGATTGGCCTGATGAACTTCGTGCTGGGCTTCTTCTGCTGCTTCATGGG GTGTGACCTGGGCTGCTGCCTGATCCCCTGCCTCATCAACGACTTCAAGGATGTGACACACACGTGCCCCAGCTGCAAGGCCTACATCTACACGTACAAGCGCCTGTGCTGA